The genomic interval tccaaaaaaatttaaataaggaaaaaaaaagaagagaaaagcaCCCATCCTTTTGCATAAATCAGAGAGCGATCATTAGTTGAACAAGCCAGTCCGTACTGTTTCTTTAGTGAATGTATTTCTACACTTGTACAGATCAGAGAAATGTCAATTCAACATGTGAAGGGGTCGTTCAATGTCACATTTAAATGCAcataaaacaattcaataaTGCAATCTTATCAACAACAAAGGTTTCACAATATCCACATACAAAAGTTCCAAGTCTATTTCTCACATAAATTTCTTCAAGAGTATTTCTTGTACCACAACTTCTGATATTCCGACGGACACTCCAGTAGTTCTCAAATTGAGTTGTTATCATGCATAAGCAGAAGATAGTTTCTTTTAAACTAGCATCAAGTGTATGATTGAAACCCCAATAATTGGTGCTGCATTTCGGGTAACATGCTCATCAAGCCTTTATACGGACCACAAATGAACCTGGAGTAAAAGCAAAATTAGAAGTCTCAGCAAGTTTATATGTTACATGAATTGAAACTAAACAAATAGTTCAAAACGGTTAAATCTGTTCAAATATCTGACTCATAATTAAAGTTCTTTCAGATACTTGTTATCATCGTCAATTAAGCATCAAAAAACAAGAGCAAAAGAACAATAGATGaattcaaaaacaaagaacCATCAAATGAAGAGAATGTGATTGTTATAAACAAGAGGGATCTAACATcaacctttttcttcaataGCAAGTCACTTAAGATTACCTAAGTTTATAAATAAGGGAACCAAAGGCTAGTCTGCTTCATGTATTGAATAATAGTAGCTAAGTTCTTAAAGTGGCATGTTAACCTTAATTGACTCAAAATCACATATCAGTTATCATTACATAAATGTATAAAGCGATCATCAAGCAGGTTACTCACATGCAGGAAGGTTGGATATGTCAGCAGAAACTGCACAAGGTATTCCCAGATTTGAAAGAGCTCCCCTGATAATTCCACATGGAAAATAGAGATGCATGCTTTGCACGGCCTTGTTATCAGCCATTATAGAAGTATCTTCGGATGCTCCATTTTCAGGTGATTGATCAATTGACATGCGTGTAAGCCAACGAAAACGATTATCTTGCAATACAAAGGTACCCTACAAGACAAATGtaaaccatttcataaaaCCTCAAATACAACCAGTTTTTAGGTCAGGTTCAGTTCCTAGACATACTCTATGATTTGTCTTCAAGTTGTCTATCTGCTTCTTAAAGAGTTCAGACCAAAAATCCTTGCAGATGAATTTGATTGCCTCCAGATGATCACTAAACCGTGGCCTGTCCATCGTGTACCTGGCAATGACTACACATTGTTATTACAGCAACTAGTATCTTAACCTTGCTAAAGAATGAATATCAGTAACAACATGATCCAAGCACCAAAACCTACACACCATATccataaagttgaaaaaataaatctgAATCGGCAACGTTGACCAATATCCTTATTCAATCTACCTTAAAATCATGATATCTTTTCAGTTTAGTAGAAACAAATGCATACAAGTAACAGACATTTGTCAACacccaaaatcaaattatttcagCTTTTGTTCTCAATAGCATTTACCACGCGTTACATCTTACTCACACTGAGAATGGAATTACTAAGATCATCCTAGCAACAATTCCAAGCAATACCAATAATTACCAAAATCCAAACAATTGCATCCATTAGCATCAACAATCAGAACTTCAAATCCAAGCGTGCTCAGCACATTACTCGATCATAAAACTACAAAGGAGGACTAGTAGGTGATAGCATTCCTTTTCCACAttataaacaaaaaccaaTTTGCCATAAtctataataaattaaagctCCATAATTTGGACTTGGGTTCTTCAGTTCCACTGAAATCAACTCAATTCCAACTAATGGGTATTTCTTTTTACTCCCTCAGATCCAAAAAGACATTACACCACAGTAAATCAAACTAAAATTGACGCTAAAAGAAACAATTCATTACCAAATCAAATGGCCCCTTCGGATTCATAATTCCACAAatattaactaaaataaacAGGGAATTTGGGTTTTGATATAGGTGTACCGTTCAGAGAGCTGGTGGCCGACCTGATATCCGATGGCCTCGATCCGACGGGCGGCGAGCTCAGGCTTATTGGCGTAGAAACGGTTGCAATATGTTGAAACCATTTCGGTCAGCAGGCTATCGATGCAGCTTTCTGATACCTCTCTCCccattttcctctttttcctttttctctttaatggAAGAAATTGGTGTTCGCTTTCTTTTGCTGCTGCTTCTTCTTCGTTCTCTCTAAATATTGTAcagttttcttcctttttcttttttctttttgtttttttttggtagTTTGGGCCTAAATTCTAATGGTCTTTCGGTTCCTAAAGTCCACTCGCAATTGAGCTTTTGGATTAAATCAATCGGCCCGGGTTCGGGAGCATTGCCTCTTTAGACTTGTCAACATTATGGATatcaactcaaaataaaaataaaattatttaaaatagacTTTAATTGTGTatgtattaaattaaaaaaattatgttaatattatgatacttatttattttttaaatataaatttctaGTCAAGTTggaataaaaatatcaaaaaaaaaatattcaatttaatttaagtcGAATTTAAATCTAATGAGATTAATGATTGTAATATAATCTCATATCTCATTTCTtaaagaaattagaatttttttttatttttaattcttgGCATGTCTGTGGGATGGTGAAAAAAATGTACAATGTGGCATAAGTAATGACATCGGATATGCAAGAAAGATATTgctatatttttagagtttaaAGACAACTCAATTCgaatccaaaataaaatttattttattattaaaaaaatttcttatttgTCAGATGTGGGATTGAAGTGTCTTGTTTACTAGCGCTTGGCATGATAACCTCCCCCACCTAATTTGACGATGCCCTCATCGTTGTCGGTTTAGGTTGGATTCACTCTGATATAATTTTGTTACAGGATTATTATCCTCTCTCTCCAAAAGGCGAAGTTGATAAGATGTCCAATGCCATGCttataaactttttaaaatcaGCCTTCCTATTTGATGTGAGAGTAAAGCACTCTACTTATTTCTTTTGCAACGCTTAGTGTGACATCAATCTAGACTACTCAAATTATGTCAAAgaacaataattaatttattagttttggtacgaaaaagaaattaatttaaagaGTTCAAGCATTAATATATAgttagtatttttattttgcatgATAAAGAGGGAGAAGGAGGGGCTCCCTAGATGCAAAAATAAGAAGTGTAATTGAACTTGAGTGAAGCTCTCTCCATTCTTTAATTGGTTGATGTTACTTTTGCTATTGATTCAAGAATTGAAACCCTGCTGAATATCATGCTTAAATTCATATTTGTGATCAGTCACAACTTTATGTTCCTTGggaaaaaaggaatattagaagcttattctttaatttgtaCTGGTAAATATGAAGCAAACTCTATTAATGAAAACTGGAGTACATACTGAGATACAGAAGCTCTAAAAATCAATCCAgataaagaattttatttttttggtttcccTTTCTAGGCTTATAGAGAAAAtcactttatttattaattccaTACATCAACAAAACATAATATGCTAAGGGAAATAAGTTTCTGCTTAGCTACAATATTGATCATGCTTGAGTTGAGATATATAACTGAAGGAGGCGCAGGCCGTCATTTCTTCGGTGGCGGGCAATCACAAACGCAGAATCCGGCAACGCACAGGACCGGACACCGTCCACGGTAGCTGCAAGCATCTAGACAGTCATGTTGTTTATTGCATGGGTGTCCCTTTGAAAGGTCAACCAATGCTTCGGCTTCTGTTTTGGCTGcaagaagaaaattaatataaatccGCTAGTTATGTTATTTATTTGAGTCGACTAATCTTTACAAGAAAGTGTAGCGAAGAATAaaggagagagaggaagagaatAACATACCAAAGGCAACAGTGAGCAGAGCTATGAAGCAAGCCAATTTAAGTGAAGTCTTCTCCATTTCTTTGTTGTGGCTACAAACTAATTAGAAGGACCTATCTATTTATAAGGGAAAAAACTTCATGGAGTTTCATGCATGGTGTCTACTATAAAATcagaaccaaaaaaaaaaaaaatcgatggggaagaaaattaatacgaaggtaaataaatatatatatatctttctCTTCGTACTCTTAGTTGCATGTGATTTACAGCAGGTTTTGACCCTTCTCTGTCTTTTATGTTGGCTCATGCATGGCTTGTTTACCTATAGGCTACCAACCATAAATTACGAGGCTTCAAGTTCCAAAGAGTTTGGAGTtaatgtatattttatttccttccctttgtttttttcttaatataaaaatagaaacaaTAATTTCCAGCTAGTGTTGTGTTGCATGCGTATTCTCTAGCCACTGTGAATTCAgacttttatttcatttatcaACAGAGACAATATCACAAAGAATGTTTCCACATCAGTAGGAATTACTTTTGATCTTCCTATATTTTTGTCAACCAGGAAATTTTCATACTTAACCATCCAAAGTTAAAAGTTACTAATGGAGTTTTAGTAGTTTAAGCTATTGAATGTCTAGGTCATTGGCCTAAACTAGAATCTAGAATATCCAGCTAcctactttattttttattcctaGGACTGGAAACCCacattttaaaaccaaaattaagTAACcacatatatattaatttaaagacAACAATGAGCTTCATAAAACTTTCATTATATGCCTCATAGGTCTAAAAGTTTTCAAGATTTCGATTATTCCCTTTTCAGAACGACATCAAATAAACAATTTCAAGATACTTTGGTAGTATCCCTATCGATGAATGGAGATTCAAATACTCATATAGTTTATTGATGCACGCATAACaagttttttgtttcattaattctttattttattttattattttcaaaaatagattttaatttaattttattttttacaaataatAAGTACAATTATCATTAAGTCAAATAGATATaaactttcatttttattttggaataCTGAAAAAGATTATTTGGCATAATGTGTAAGTTTGAAAATTCAAATGCTTAACGTAAAGAGTTgccaatttttttgtttatatatgattggttatataattgaatttatctTTCCTAGTAAGAACTTATACTTAACTTAGCTAGGTTCATTAAAACAAATACATTCTAGTTTATGAATTAGATTTAAATTCGGGAGTATGGTTGTATTAGCACTCTCACTATTCATGTTTAAAGAATGATTTTAATTAGTCATATgttactctattttcattGTTGATAAATAAGTCTTAacttcatatttaattttatttatcttaattatttttattttttattctacctttatttcttttttttaaatgttgacaatttttcttgaattttttgaagGCAAAAACTAAAAGATTTCCATCACCTCAAGAAcattaaaaaacataaaattatttcGTTGAAGAGATTCCATCAACGGattaattatgaaaaagaATGTTTAGGTCAAAtccttttttctatttttacccttttagattttttatattattatttttataaataaaaatcctttgatatggaaatattttttgaattctcTAGCACTTTTAGTagaatttaacaaaaatttcatctaggactttttaagaaaattatcaCTTACAACTTTCTTAAAATGTCATCatcaaagaatttttttccattttttataccttttatttttatttctttattttattttattccaccAATAGAGATTCTTGCGTTTTTCTATCTTCaagattcaatttttttaactaggccattaaaagaattttcaaacataaattataatgaatatatttaattttattctacaAACATATGGAAACAATATTCTATTGTGAGACTAAATATCTGAAGTTTAGGCTTGACAAGTTTCTATTTTCTCCtaataaagattaaaagagAAATGGAAATCCTAATTGGAAGTGGAAACCATTAGTACCATGGTCTATTGCTTACACCGCAAATACTTATCATAAGCAGCCCAAGCCACTTCTGTCTTCCTAGTTCGGCTTGTACAAGGGAAAGTTTTCCCTTATATATATCCCCACATGCATGATGCATGAGGCAGTTCTAAGTCATAGCGCGTAGCCAGAATTTCCTTCAAGCTTATTGTTTCTCTGTGGGAATGGATACCTCACTTCGTTCTCAAGCTCTCGTCCTTGTCTTCCTcgttcttgttcttctttcaCCTTCTTGCTACGCTGGTATTCTTAAGACTTGCCAGTTCGATGCCATATATCAGCTGGGGGATTCCATATCGGACACTGGAAACTTGATCAGAGAGGACCCTTTATCTCCGTTTGGTAGGCTTCCCTACGGTCAAAACTTCTTCAGGGATGCAACGGGGAGATGCTCC from Theobroma cacao cultivar B97-61/B2 chromosome 5, Criollo_cocoa_genome_V2, whole genome shotgun sequence carries:
- the LOC18599884 gene encoding trafficking protein particle complex subunit 6B — encoded protein: MGREVSESCIDSLLTEMVSTYCNRFYANKPELAARRIEAIGYQVGHQLSERYTMDRPRFSDHLEAIKFICKDFWSELFKKQIDNLKTNHRGTFVLQDNRFRWLTRMSIDQSPENGASEDTSIMADNKAVQSMHLYFPCGIIRGALSNLGIPCAVSADISNLPACSFVVRIKA